Below is a genomic region from Lonsdalea populi.
CCAGTTCTGCCAACAATATCGCCGGTCTGGCATTTTTGACAACGGTGATCGCTACTGCGGCCGCGATTCTGGCTTGGGTGGTTGGTGAATGGGTTCTGCGTGGCAAGCCTTCTCTGCTGGGCGCATGCTCCGGTTGTATCGCAGGTTTGGTTGCGATTACGCCTGCAGCGGGCACGGTCGGCGTAGGCGGTGCGATGGTCATTGGTTTCGCGGGCGGCTTTGCTGGTCTGTGGGGTGTGACAGTGTTAAAACGTTGGCTGCGTGTTGACGATCCGTGCGACGTTTTCGGCATTCACGGCGTCTGCGGTATCGTCGGCTGCATTCTGACGGGCGTCTTCACCTCGTCTTCCTTGGGCGGCGTAGGTTACGCAGAGGGTGTCACCATGGCCCGTCAGGTCTGGGTACAGCTGTTTAGCGTGATCGTTTCTATCGTATGGTCTGGCGTAGCCGCATTCATTGCCTTCAAAGTCGCTGATATGGCCGTTGGTCTGCGCGTACCGGAAGAGCAAGAACGTGAAGGGCTGGATGTTAACAGCCACGGCGAAAACGCATACAACCAATAATCAGTATCTGGAGGCGTGTATCGCACGCACGCCTCGACTGCCACAAAAAACCACCCGTCGGTTACTGCGGGTGGTTTTTTGTGGAAAGTCATGAGGTAGAGCGGTTATGCGTTGCGTCGCCGAATGACGCCCTCTTGCATGCTGGAGGCAATAAGCACGCCGTCTCGAGTGTAGAACTGGCCTCGGACTAACCCTCTGGCACCGGAGGCCGATGGGCTGTCGACCGCATAAAGCAGCCAGTCATCCATACGGAATGGTCGATGGAACCACATTGAGTGATCGATAGTGGCGACTTGCATACCGGGCTCGAGAAAACCGACGCCGTGGGGTTGGAGTGCAGTCAGCAGGCAATTGCAGTCGGAGGTATATCCCAAAAGGTACTGGTGAACACGCTCATCGTCAGTCAGTTTACCGTTAGCGCGACACCAGACGTGGCGGATAGGCGGTTCAACTTCCCCTTTTAGCGGGTTATGGAATTTTACCGGTCGCATTTCGATAGGGTGTTCTTTAGTGAACGTCGCTTTCAATTGAGGCGGCAGCAAATGAGCCAGACTCTGGGCTATATCTTGCTCCGAAGGCAAGCTTTCAGGCATAGGCACCTGTGGCATCACGCTCTGGTGTTCAAAACCCGACTCTGGCTGCTGGAATGAGGCGGTCATATGAAAAATAGGACGGCCATTCTGAATTGCATCTACACGAAGCGTGCTGAAGCTCTTACCTTCGCGCAGGGTAGTAACCTGATAGATAATGGGCTTATGACTTTCTCCCGGCAAAAGAAAGTAGCAGTGGAAAGAGTGTACGCTGCGTTGCTTGGATACTGTCTGTTTCGCCGCCGAAAGCGCCTGACCGACAACCTGGCCGCCAAAGACTTGTCGCAACCCTAAATCCTGACTTTGACCACGAAATAAACCTTCCTCGATTTTTTCTAGATTCAGCAAATCGAGAAGCTGTTGTAGTGCCTGACTCATCATTATCAGCCTTGTCAGTAATACGCCATGTTGCGGGTCCTTGTAGCGATAACCACATGACCCCACTTTTTTGTTTTTGGTTCTTTCTGTCATCCCTTATGAAAATATCAAGATATTGAACCATAATTAAAACGCCGAGTGGTTCTTGCTACTTAGCGGTCATCGGTTTTCGCCGAAGGCCAGATAAATGATAAAGGGAGACTTACCAAATGAAATTATGGCATATCTTGGGCGGTATCATGGTATCGATCGGCTTGGTTGGGTGTGCAGATAAAAGTGATAGTGGTGTAGCTCCGGATGTCAGAGGCCCTATCCCGGCGAGTGGCAGCTATCTGCCCGGTATTGCGCAGCCTTCCGTGACCGGTACGGTGAATATTCGACAAAAAATCGCACTGCCAGCGGATGCTGTGTTAACGGTGACCGTTTCAGATGCCTCATTAGCTGACGCACCTTCGAAAATCATTGCCCAGCGGGTGACATTGACTCACGGAAAACAGTCGCCTTTCAACTTCGTTCTGCCTTATAACCCGAACGATATCCAACCTAACGCACGAGTGCTTTTGAGCGCTGCAGTCGCCATCAACCACCGTGTCACACTGATTACAGAAAGCGTTGTTCCTGTTATCAATAATGGCGTTCGTTCCGCCGAATTGACCTTGGTTCCGGTGGAGTCTGTTCCTGTGCCGGCTAACCCGTCAGTACCGTTAGCGGCCGGAACGGATGTCCACAGCGGAGCTACGGTGCCGCCCCTTGGCGGTACTACCGTGTCACCGATCCAGTAATCAACGGCGGGCGAGCAAATTTACTCGGTTGGTCGCCAACGAAATAGGTCGAGATCAATTTTGCCTGCCAAATTAAATCTTATTCCTTCCGTCACCAGCGCTTTTTTTTGGCGCTGGTGACTAGGTCCCGCCAACGATAGCTCGCCTTTTCGATTGACCACCCGGTGCCAGGGGAGCGTTGTTCCTTCAGGCAGATTACGCAATACTGCGCCGACTTGACGAGCAGCCCGCGGCGAACCGGCCAAGTGCGCAATATCCCCGTAGGTTGCGACTTGACCAAAGGGGATCGCCGCAATGATATGAAAAACGCGTTGTCGAAAGTTATCTTCGTGGGGCGACATAGCGTATGGATATCCTGTTTGCCATGAGACTGATAAATAGCGCATGGTATCAAGCAAGTTATGGATAAGAAAACAGCGGTTACGTTGTGTCGGCTTGCAATTGACTAGGCCATCGCTGATAATGCCCACCGCTTCGCAGTGCGGAGCCGTCAATGGAGGCCCTGTTGGTTCTCCCGCAACACTAACCTGTGGACTCGGTCAGGTCCGGAAGGAAGCAGCCGCAGCAGGCGATGTGTGTGCCGGGATGTAGCTGGCGGGGCCTCCGCCATTTCAGATGTTTCCTGCCTCTTTTCCCTTTCTTGTTTTTTATTTTTCAGAATGACCGTTGTTTAGGAATCTGACGTTACCTTGTTTTTAATTTATTGGACGCTACCGGATTTAAGCATTGAAACCATTGAAGGTAAGTTTATAAAAAGACATATCTCAATCGGTAGGGTGGTGTTTCATGAAATGGATGTTAAGTTGTTTCAGATGAATTAAGGAAGAAATACGCACATACGAGTTGTTACTAATTTTAGCATATTGCTTAATTTTTCTAATAAGAAAAAGGCCGATCATGATATCGGCTCAATGTACTTTTAGCTTAACTTGGGTGATTAATACGTATTAACGCACGTATTTCCATACGGCGGTGGGAACTTTATCGTAGAGCTTATTCATGGTCAGCTCGGCCAAACGGTGGTCCGCCGCGGAATAGAACATTTCTAACTCATCGTTTGAGAGTTCATACTTGTTTTTTTCAATAACTCGTTCAAGAGTGTCAATGGTTGTGCATTTGCGCAAACGCATCAAGTAATCTATTTTTTTCATAATAACCTTTATG
It encodes:
- the tesB gene encoding acyl-CoA thioesterase II → MSQALQQLLDLLNLEKIEEGLFRGQSQDLGLRQVFGGQVVGQALSAAKQTVSKQRSVHSFHCYFLLPGESHKPIIYQVTTLREGKSFSTLRVDAIQNGRPIFHMTASFQQPESGFEHQSVMPQVPMPESLPSEQDIAQSLAHLLPPQLKATFTKEHPIEMRPVKFHNPLKGEVEPPIRHVWCRANGKLTDDERVHQYLLGYTSDCNCLLTALQPHGVGFLEPGMQVATIDHSMWFHRPFRMDDWLLYAVDSPSASGARGLVRGQFYTRDGVLIASSMQEGVIRRRNA
- a CDS encoding YbaY family lipoprotein; translation: MKLWHILGGIMVSIGLVGCADKSDSGVAPDVRGPIPASGSYLPGIAQPSVTGTVNIRQKIALPADAVLTVTVSDASLADAPSKIIAQRVTLTHGKQSPFNFVLPYNPNDIQPNARVLLSAAVAINHRVTLITESVVPVINNGVRSAELTLVPVESVPVPANPSVPLAAGTDVHSGATVPPLGGTTVSPIQ
- a CDS encoding MGMT family protein translates to MSPHEDNFRQRVFHIIAAIPFGQVATYGDIAHLAGSPRAARQVGAVLRNLPEGTTLPWHRVVNRKGELSLAGPSHQRQKKALVTEGIRFNLAGKIDLDLFRWRPTE
- a CDS encoding HHA domain-containing protein; this translates as MKKIDYLMRLRKCTTIDTLERVIEKNKYELSNDELEMFYSAADHRLAELTMNKLYDKVPTAVWKYVR